One window from the genome of Pandoraea fibrosis encodes:
- a CDS encoding MATE family efflux transporter, which translates to MWHDIKRIAGLAWPVLIGQLAVIAFGVMDTAMVGRASAFDLASLALGGSIYITVYVGLMGILVALSPIAAQLFGAGEREAIGEEVRQAIWLALFLAVPGALLLSHPQFILQLSEASPELEARASAYLQILAFGLPAALLFRVYSSLSTAVAQPRIVMMIQVTGLALKVPLNLALIYGIERLGIPALGSTGCAIATTAINWVSCALGLTLMARHAKLREFGIFARFCWPHWQAIRALLKLGVPMGLSYLIEVTAYSFMAIFIARLGDVTLAGHQIAANLGALMYMLPMSIAIATATLTAQAIGSRDFALARLVGRRGVEFAGTLGLILAALMWFCRPLILAAYTSDAQVAVVATPLLAIVAFYHLFDALQVNAVFVLRAWKVAVVPTIIYAVSLWGVGLGGGYVLGFDVGGLSPTWLHGAAGFWFANTASIAIAAVGLLLYLHWVVRVKCNDVDVSIAR; encoded by the coding sequence ATGTGGCATGACATCAAACGCATTGCCGGGCTGGCCTGGCCGGTCCTGATCGGCCAGTTGGCCGTCATCGCCTTCGGGGTGATGGACACGGCGATGGTCGGACGCGCGTCTGCATTCGATCTCGCATCGCTCGCCCTTGGCGGTTCGATCTACATCACCGTGTATGTCGGCCTGATGGGCATCCTCGTGGCGCTCTCCCCGATTGCCGCTCAGCTGTTCGGTGCCGGCGAGCGCGAAGCCATTGGCGAGGAAGTCCGCCAGGCGATCTGGCTTGCCTTGTTCCTCGCTGTGCCGGGCGCCCTGCTGCTGTCGCATCCGCAGTTCATTCTGCAACTCTCCGAAGCCTCCCCGGAACTCGAAGCCCGCGCAAGCGCCTATCTCCAGATTCTCGCGTTCGGCTTGCCCGCCGCCCTGCTCTTTCGCGTGTACTCGTCGCTCTCGACGGCCGTGGCACAGCCTCGCATCGTCATGATGATTCAGGTCACGGGACTGGCGCTGAAAGTGCCACTGAATCTCGCGCTGATTTATGGCATCGAGCGACTGGGGATTCCCGCGCTCGGCAGCACGGGCTGCGCCATCGCCACGACGGCGATCAACTGGGTGTCGTGCGCACTGGGGCTCACGCTGATGGCACGTCATGCGAAGCTGCGCGAGTTCGGCATTTTCGCCCGCTTCTGCTGGCCGCACTGGCAAGCCATTCGTGCTCTGCTCAAGCTGGGTGTGCCGATGGGCCTGAGCTACCTGATCGAAGTGACGGCGTACTCGTTCATGGCGATTTTCATTGCCCGTCTGGGCGACGTGACGCTTGCCGGCCATCAGATTGCCGCGAACCTCGGCGCGCTCATGTACATGCTGCCCATGTCGATTGCGATTGCGACGGCGACGCTCACCGCGCAGGCCATCGGCTCGCGCGACTTTGCGCTGGCGCGTCTGGTCGGACGGCGAGGCGTCGAGTTTGCCGGCACGCTCGGCCTGATACTCGCCGCGCTCATGTGGTTCTGCCGCCCGCTGATTCTGGCGGCCTACACGTCCGACGCACAGGTGGCGGTGGTCGCCACACCGCTACTGGCCATCGTCGCGTTCTACCACCTGTTCGATGCCCTGCAAGTGAACGCCGTGTTCGTCCTGCGCGCATGGAAGGTGGCAGTCGTGCCGACCATCATCTATGCCGTGTCGTTGTGGGGCGTCGGCCTCGGCGGCGGTTATGTGCTGGGATTCGACGTCGGCGGTCTGTCACCCACATGGCTGCACGGCGCAGCAGGCTTCTGGTTCGCCAACACGGCAAGCATCGCTATCGCCGCCGTCGGGTTGCTGCTTTATCTGCACTGGGTCGTGCGGGTGAAGTGCAACGACGTTGATGTATCGATCGCAAGATAG
- the gudD gene encoding glucarate dehydratase, protein MSRTPIVTDLRVVPVAGRDSMLLNLSGAHGPFFTRNLIILQDSAGHTGVGEVPGGEAIRQTLDDARPYVVGQSIANLQAILGRTRRVFADRDSGGRGLQTFDLRTTIHAVTALEAALLDLLGQHLEVPVAALLGEGQQRSEVAMLGYLFFIGDRHVTDLPYADNKAARDDWERVRTEVAMTPDAVVRLAEAAHARYGFQDFKLKGGVLDGDAEIEAVTALAKRFPQARVTLDPNGAWSLAEAVRLCRDKHDVLAYAEDPCGAENGYSGREVMAEFRRATGLPTATNMIATDWRQMGHAIQLQSVDIPLADPHFWTMQGSVRVAQMCHEWGLTWGSHSNNHFDVSLAMFTHVAAAAPGKITAIDTHWIWQDGQYLTKHPLQIVGGNVQVPTVPGLGVTLDMDAVEAAHALYLEHGLGARDDSAAMQYLVPEWKFDPKRPCLVR, encoded by the coding sequence ATGAGCCGAACCCCCATCGTCACCGATCTGCGCGTTGTCCCCGTCGCCGGCCGCGACAGCATGCTACTGAACCTGAGCGGCGCGCACGGCCCCTTCTTCACGCGCAACCTGATCATCCTTCAGGACAGCGCCGGACACACCGGCGTTGGCGAGGTGCCCGGCGGCGAAGCGATCCGCCAGACGCTCGACGACGCACGCCCCTATGTGGTCGGCCAGTCGATCGCGAACCTTCAGGCGATCCTCGGTCGGACACGTCGCGTCTTCGCCGATCGCGATTCCGGGGGACGCGGTTTGCAGACCTTCGACCTGCGCACGACCATTCATGCGGTGACAGCGCTCGAGGCAGCACTGCTCGATCTGCTCGGCCAGCATCTCGAGGTACCCGTCGCGGCTTTGCTGGGCGAAGGTCAGCAGCGCAGCGAAGTCGCCATGCTCGGGTACTTGTTCTTCATCGGCGACCGACACGTCACCGACCTGCCCTACGCGGATAACAAGGCAGCACGCGACGACTGGGAACGTGTTCGCACCGAGGTCGCCATGACGCCCGACGCTGTCGTGCGTCTGGCCGAGGCTGCCCACGCTCGCTACGGCTTTCAGGACTTCAAATTGAAAGGGGGAGTGCTCGACGGCGACGCCGAAATCGAAGCGGTCACGGCACTCGCCAAACGCTTTCCGCAGGCACGTGTGACGCTCGATCCGAACGGTGCATGGTCGCTCGCCGAAGCGGTCCGACTATGCCGCGACAAGCACGACGTGCTGGCCTATGCCGAAGATCCCTGTGGGGCGGAGAACGGCTACTCAGGCCGTGAAGTCATGGCGGAATTCCGGCGCGCCACAGGCTTGCCGACAGCCACCAACATGATTGCCACCGACTGGCGTCAGATGGGTCATGCGATTCAATTGCAGTCCGTCGACATACCGTTGGCCGATCCGCACTTCTGGACGATGCAGGGCTCTGTGCGCGTCGCGCAGATGTGTCATGAATGGGGCCTGACGTGGGGATCGCACTCGAACAATCACTTTGACGTCTCGCTGGCGATGTTCACGCATGTCGCAGCGGCTGCACCGGGCAAGATCACGGCCATCGACACGCACTGGATCTGGCAGGATGGCCAGTACCTCACGAAACATCCGCTGCAAATTGTCGGCGGCAATGTTCAGGTGCCGACGGTGCCGGGGCTCGGGGTCACGCTGGACATGGATGCCGTCGAAGCAGCCCATGCGCTCTATCTCGAACACGGCCTTGGCGCACGCGACGACAGCGCGGCCATGCAATACCTCGTGCCCGAGTGGAAATTCGATCCGAAGCGACCTTGCCTCGTGCGCTGA
- the pnp gene encoding polyribonucleotide nucleotidyltransferase: MQMFNKVVKSFQWGQNTVRMETGEIARQASGAVLVDMDDTVVLATVVGAKKAKAGQDFFPLTVDYLEKTYAAGKIPGGFFKREGRPSENETLTSRLIDRPIRPLFPEGFYNEVQVVVQVVSLNPEVPADIPALIGASAALAISGLPFNGPVGAARVAYVDSQYVLNPSREQIAKSKLDLVVAGTEQAVLMVESEAQELPEDVMLGAVVFGHEQMQTAINAIHDLVRDGGKAEWEWAPAAKNEALIAQVRELAEGPLRAAYQTREKQARTQQLRAVSSDVIAKLGEAATAKGEAAPDDIEVGNILFDLEAKIVRSQILAGEPRIDGRDTRTVRPISIRTGVLPRAHGSALFTRGETQALVVATLGTKSDEQIIDALQGEYRDRFMLHYNFPPFSTGETGRVGSPKRREIGHGRLAKRALVACLPGADDFGYTVRVVSEITESNGSSSMASVCGGSLAMMDAGVPLTSPVAGIAMGLILDGNKFAVLTDILGDEDHLGDMDFKVAGTSNGVTALQMDIKIQGITKEIMQVALAQAKEGRLHILAKMTEAQSGVRTELSEFAPRMVTIKINPEKIRDVIGKGGSVIRALTEETGTSIDISDDGVVTIASPSAEGIAEAKRRIELITVEVEVGQVYDGTVLKLLEFGAIVSVLPGKDGLLHISEIANERIKDINEYLKEGQPVRVKVIQQDDKGRLRLSHKALTDEEKQGGPALVKREGDAQ, encoded by the coding sequence GTGCAAATGTTCAATAAAGTCGTGAAGTCTTTCCAATGGGGACAAAACACGGTTCGCATGGAGACCGGTGAGATTGCCCGTCAGGCATCCGGCGCTGTGCTCGTCGATATGGACGATACCGTCGTGCTCGCCACGGTCGTGGGCGCCAAGAAGGCCAAGGCAGGTCAGGACTTCTTCCCGCTGACCGTCGACTATCTGGAAAAGACTTACGCCGCCGGCAAGATCCCGGGTGGCTTCTTCAAGCGTGAAGGCCGTCCGTCGGAAAACGAAACGCTGACGTCGCGCCTGATCGACCGTCCGATTCGTCCGCTGTTCCCGGAAGGCTTCTACAACGAAGTTCAGGTCGTGGTGCAGGTCGTTTCGCTGAACCCGGAAGTGCCGGCCGATATCCCGGCCCTGATCGGTGCGTCGGCTGCGCTGGCCATCTCGGGTCTGCCGTTCAACGGCCCGGTCGGCGCTGCACGCGTTGCCTACGTTGACAGCCAGTACGTGTTGAACCCGTCGCGCGAGCAGATCGCCAAGTCGAAGCTCGACCTGGTCGTCGCTGGTACGGAACAAGCTGTGCTGATGGTGGAATCGGAAGCGCAGGAACTGCCGGAAGACGTGATGCTGGGCGCTGTGGTGTTCGGCCACGAGCAAATGCAAACGGCGATCAACGCCATTCACGACCTCGTGCGCGACGGCGGCAAGGCCGAGTGGGAATGGGCCCCGGCTGCCAAGAACGAGGCACTGATCGCACAAGTGCGCGAACTGGCCGAAGGCCCGTTGCGCGCCGCTTACCAGACGCGTGAAAAGCAAGCACGCACGCAACAACTGCGTGCCGTGAGCAGCGATGTCATCGCCAAGCTGGGCGAAGCCGCAACGGCCAAGGGCGAAGCTGCTCCGGACGACATCGAAGTCGGCAACATCCTGTTCGATCTGGAAGCCAAGATCGTGCGTAGCCAGATTCTGGCAGGCGAGCCGCGTATCGACGGCCGCGACACGCGCACCGTGCGTCCGATCTCGATCCGCACCGGCGTGCTGCCGCGTGCTCACGGTTCGGCGCTCTTCACGCGCGGCGAAACGCAAGCGCTGGTGGTGGCTACGCTGGGCACCAAGAGCGACGAGCAGATCATCGACGCGCTGCAAGGCGAGTACCGTGATCGCTTCATGCTGCACTACAACTTCCCGCCGTTCTCGACGGGTGAAACGGGTCGCGTGGGCTCGCCCAAGCGTCGCGAAATCGGTCACGGACGTCTGGCCAAGCGCGCGCTGGTGGCTTGCCTGCCGGGGGCAGACGATTTCGGTTACACCGTGCGTGTGGTGTCGGAAATCACTGAGTCGAACGGTTCGTCGTCGATGGCATCGGTGTGCGGCGGTAGCCTCGCCATGATGGACGCCGGTGTGCCGCTGACCTCGCCGGTCGCAGGTATCGCCATGGGCCTGATCCTCGATGGCAACAAGTTTGCCGTGCTGACCGACATTCTCGGCGACGAGGATCACCTGGGCGACATGGACTTCAAGGTGGCCGGTACGTCGAATGGCGTGACCGCACTGCAGATGGACATCAAGATCCAGGGCATCACGAAGGAAATCATGCAGGTCGCATTGGCGCAAGCCAAGGAAGGCCGTCTGCATATCCTCGCCAAGATGACGGAAGCCCAGTCGGGCGTGCGCACCGAGCTGTCGGAATTCGCGCCGCGCATGGTCACCATCAAGATCAACCCGGAAAAGATCCGTGACGTGATCGGTAAGGGCGGTTCGGTGATCCGTGCACTGACGGAAGAAACCGGCACGAGCATCGACATCTCGGACGACGGCGTCGTGACGATCGCCAGCCCGAGCGCCGAAGGTATCGCCGAAGCGAAGCGTCGCATCGAACTGATCACCGTGGAAGTCGAAGTCGGTCAGGTGTACGACGGTACCGTGCTGAAGCTGCTCGAGTTCGGTGCCATTGTCTCGGTGCTGCCGGGCAAGGACGGTCTGCTGCACATCTCCGAAATCGCCAACGAGCGCATCAAGGACATCAACGAGTACCTGAAGGAAGGTCAGCCGGTGCGCGTGAAGGTGATCCAGCAGGACGACAAGGGCCGTCTGCGTCTGTCGCACAAGGCGCTCACCGACGAAGAAAAGCAGGGTGGCCCGGCGCTGGTCAAGCGCGAAGGCGACGCCCAGTAA